GGTCTCTGTACATATTATTTGGGCCTCACTCACGACCCGCTATGTAATGGCATGcatattgatttttattcttGGGGGGGCATTCAAAGTCACTGTCTCATATATGCAGTAAGTCTGTTTATTTTTcacgaatttaaaatttaatcattgtatttttatttttaaaaatttaattttttactttttagattttaaaattttagttcagtTATCAACCTGCTAAAATTACTAacgtgacattttaaaataataataaaatactcaCTTGATAATCATGTAACTAAAAAGATGACATTACAATAAGaaagaatttaacaaaataattttaatatcttaatagttggatttatattttgaaatctgaaaagtaaaaggactaaattcataaaataaaaatatataggttaaattctaaaattacgAAGAATACaaagacttatgacatatttttaaCCATAATATAATTACATCCATTTTTTCTGAGATTTTTCATATTCAGTATGGTCGCAATGGGCTGAGGCAGATTTTTACCCGCCTTGGTCCTGATTCGAATTTTCACTCCCAAACCTCAACTCCTATCCAACcctaacatttaaaaaaaataaacattctCCAACATGACtctaaattttcataataaatttggttcattttatttattttttattaaattgcttcaatttgtttttttgtgCTAAAATCTTTgctataaaacaataattattcattaaatGATATGCTGAGTTAGATGTTTGGCAATGCAATTAAATtgctaacaaaattttatttgcttactttatttatataatatgtatattagAATATTAGTTACATGCCTCGAGTTCCGGGAATTGATGGGTTGCATGTGTTTTTCTTCCAAAATAATTGGAACGTGGTGGAGAGAAATGTTTGCCCATTTGTATGTCATATTATGGCGAGGGGCCATTTAGATGGGTGGCTCAACAAAACCATTCTTGTTTTGATACTAAAGAAGAAGGTTTCGGAATCAATACAACAATTTCGTCCAATAAATTTGTATACAGATCATCACAAAAGTTATTATGAACATATCGAAGCGCTTATTCCCTACTTAGGTCTCTCTAAATTATTACAGTTTTGTTCTTATACGATGATGTATTACAGACAACATTATCATTGCCAATAATATCATTCATTCTATGTATAAAAAGTTGGGAAACAATAGTGGATAGACATCAAAACTAACCTTTGATCAGTTGCGTGCATACAtattaaaacattgaatttataaaacaatttttaaaacccGATTTTACTGTAAACGTACagtgtcagttgtaatatttataattccGCTGAAACACAAAGTATTCCAAGGGGTTGAATCCAAAAGAAGAGGCGGTTGAGCAATAACTAACATATACAATAGCGTCTAAGCGACTACTAATGCGATTTTATGGTACgacaattcataaaaagatgagtttgcaagaaaattaaatattctactctATGGACCAAATTGCAAGAAATGTAAAACTAGAGGGACTATCCAACAACTAACTAATGGGGTTGGTTGACTTCGATGTGGttcacaaaatctcaaaatatgGACATAAATCGCGTAAATTACCGAGTGACTCCATTTTATCTTCCGATCTCAATTTTACCGACTTAGACCAATTAGGTCTAATTTATCTTCTGATCTTGCCTGTTAATCCGAAACTAACGAACAGGTGCGCGACAATATTACCTTCTGGTCTCACTTTATCTTGATATTCACTTAGGGGCATCATTATCTAAGGTCTTAgttctattcaaattagtccaatttgttacgatttagtcatttgtCAAAAGGACGTTAGTTtacccacatctccatcaaccaacctctTTAAAGGTTTAACTACACATGCTTAAAGTAAGAAAAGTAAacataaatatggaaaataagGCATCTATAAAAGTAAtgcttgagaaaaatataaaattatttttatgtaagaaaacttaaatagcatgaaaccaaaagcatttaacaaaaaaaaaaacaaatgcaagaaacataaaaggaacaagctttaatagatttaaagtaaaataaactgaaatatattaaacttgtaatggcctaaattcaaggttatcggaacagtggtttcgtaaccacaaatccgatttaaagagaattttattttaatatttttgcatgaatattgatatgataggaaaatcgtacgaaaatatcgatagaaaaattttaccgatttagtggttagttagaaaaagaaattattgaataaattggGTAAAAcaaggtattgagacctcgatATCATAAACCTGAGtcggaaatatttttataaaaacttatgaagtgttagtaatatggtattaaaatttcgttagaaaatttctaCGTTTGGGTAgtaaattaagtgaaaaggactaaattgaaaagggtgtaaaagttactagaaggattaaatagctcaattgttaaatgaggagggacataaattgcaaataagcccACAAAgcgatattttgggcggcataagctgagaaaaattaggagaattggtgaaataagggcaaaatgggaaaataacaaaatttattaaaataaaattgggaaCAACTTgtaatatctagaattctcttcatattttcttcattatcatcagccaaaaacgtcctaagggtttattcaagctggtatttcataatttttgcaccaagtgagttaatctttgcctttttcttgtaattttcttCATTATCTAGACTTTGTCATGTATAGAGTTTCTAATTTTCTCCACAAGGCTGTTGACGTTTTCTCTGTAAGCACCTCCTACAACACATTGTTCGTGAGACACAATTGAATTGTTGATAGAGCCTtctcatcaagctcttcccattttGATTGCTCTAGATTTTCgggctttttcccggtaacaacctcTTTTAAGTCGCTCTGTACTAGAATATCATCCGAACTTACCACAAACTGAAATTTGTGATCCCGTTGAAATTTTGGTATTAGTATATAGAAGGAATTGATAAAAACTttggttatatgtttaattatgtaTTAGTCGAATATGAGATCATTGAATTAGTCTTGTATATGACCTTtgttatatatttcataataggTAATATTATCATGTATGGATTCGATTTTGGCTAATTTAAGTGTTAGTCAAAATGGTTGTTATGTATCATGCATATATCTATATTTGTGATGAGTTAATGAAAAAGTCGAATTGTGTTTGATATATGGGTTTGGTTCTTTAAAATGTTTTGCCTTGTTAAATGTTTGAGTTAAGTTGATAGTGAGCATTGTTAaagcataaatattaaatacatttgCATTTGGCTCAAGCTTTGGAAAATGATCAAATGAATAGTAACATATGTTAATTATTGATAATGAGTAGTTTGAGTGCATGCCTATATTCAGTCAAATAGTATGACATTATGGTGATgtgtttgttttaatatttaatgacatgtaatacttttttatttagtattattatttatgcaaGTAAGTTAAGGAAATTGGTAATTATGTTTTGAGGTATTACTATATATACAATGAGTAATGCTAGTTAATAGAACATGTTTCATGAATCTTTGCCGCATATAATATTAATCAATGTGTTTCGATACATGCTATATTAGATGGTAATAAATGCATGATTATAAtgtaatattcaaattttataaggtgattagttaaaaatatgaaagttgtgtattgtccggtaatgcctcgttaCCCCATTATGGTGgcggatacgggttaagggtgttacactatAACATTCTGTCTTTATATGACCCAACTTCTTTCAGTagttacatatattattatgattCCTCGACTTCGATCTTGACTTAGATTTGTTCTGGCCTGAATCCTTAGACTGTTGTCTGCCTCTAGCAACCAGAACTGGGGATTGACTAACAAACTTGCTACCCGAACCTAACTCATTATCGAGTTTTTCCTTACTCGACAAGTTACCTTTCGCATCATCAAATGAGAGTTTATCTCTAGCTTAGTCTGATCTCCATCATCTATGTTAACCTCGACATTCTTCAAATCGTTCAAAAGAGTAACAAATTGATTGATGTGACACTTAAGGTTCTCACCTTCGTCCATACTGAACGTGTATAGGTGTTGTTTCAATACTAATCGATTAGCTAAAGACTTTGTCATGtatagagtttttaattttctccACAAGGCTGTTGACGTTTTCTCTGTAAGCACCTCCTACAACACATTGTTCGTGAGACACAATTGAATTGTTGATAGAGCCTTCTCATCAAGCTTTTCCCATTTTGATTGCTCTAGATTTTTgggctttttcccggtaacaacccCTTTTAAGTCGTTCTGTATTAGAATTATCGTCATCCGAGCTTACCACAAACTGAAATTTGTGATCCCGTTGAACTTCTCAATATTGAATCTCATTGTTGCCATCTTGAATGAGTTAATCTGCGAAAGTTAAaccaagctctgataccaatttatTAAGGATAAACTCGTAAAAGTAACGAAAAATAAcgaaaagagaagaaatttgggcacataaatatttacgtGAAAAACCCTCAAAGCGAGAAAAACCATAGCCAAAAGAGGTACTCTAAACCCAACCtcaactatttttaaatttaattcactccaaatttgatttcaaaaatagataaaatcaGTCTAAACTCTTccgtttcaaaatttttattacgtTAATGTAACATTTAATCAAGAAACTTCTTACCACTCGACTTGACAACTACGCAAACTCTAGAGGTTTACTAGagggtaaaataaaataaggaatctggtattattatttacattaaatatacaattcaTTTATCCAACCCATATATGACACGTTACTTTGACCTCCTGATGAAAAACCAAGGGCATAAAAGCTTTAACAGGTTCCATTAAAagggagaagaaaaataaaagaaatatttccttttcttttatatatttaaaaagagaaaaacattGAAACTACTCCTCTGTACACTCTCATCTCAGTACTGAGATTAATCAAAAATGGAAGATCCGAAGAGTTTGGTTTCTTCGGAGAAAAGCACCGGTTCTTCGAGCTCGGTTTTGGGCACGATCCAAGGCCTTCCCTATCGGACCAACCAAATCACTGATTCTTTCAATTCGGTTCTAGCCATGATTCAGGGCCTTCACAATCATCATCATGATCATCATCGTTCAAATCGGACCAATCCCAGTTCTCCTCAGTTCCCTTCGAAACAACCCAAATATTGGCCAGTTTTCGGTCCTCCCGACGAGGACCTGATCAGCAGTTTACCAGATTCTCTGTTGCAGGAAATCCTTTGTTTTTTACCCATCGAAGACGCTATCAAAACCAGCTTTTTGTCTCGACGATGGAGGTCTCTGTGGACCCAAATGCCCACCCTTTCATTTACTCGTGAATGCTTTGCTTCCAAGCACGCTAAACGTGCTGCCTTCGTTAACGAAACGCTGGCGCGCTTCATTGGTCCCAAGATTAAGAATTTCCTCATCAACTTCAAATTCGATGAATTCATGGATGCTTCCCTCGATGAATGGGTCCTTTTTGCTACATCCCACCATGTCGAAAAGCTCTCTCTGCTTCTCGATGGTGGGTTCCTTTATGCCCCGTTTGCTGAGTGTAAACCTTACAGTTTGCCTCAGTTTCTGTACGTGAATttttctctgaatgtgttaatTTTAAGACAATGTGTTGTCTCACCCACCAGCCAAGTTTCTTGGCCAAGCCTTAAGGTCTTATCTATAAACTATTCCAGGTTGGATACTGAGGCAATTGAATATGTTCTGTCTGGCAGTCCCAATTTGCAGAAATTGAAATTGCATAACTGTGGAGGGGTTAATCGAATCAGTTCCATGAGTTTGGAGGTtcttgtggtggatgcaatctATGAGCCTCATGAGAAAAATGAGTTAGTGACACAGATTTCATGCCCAAATCTTCAGTCATTGAGCCTGTCGGGGTATATGTACCGTCGAACATTTAGACTGATGCATGCTTCGTCTTTATCAAAAGCCAATCTGAGTTTTGTGATGACCATTGACAAAAAAGATAAGTATGATTGCAAAAAGCATCGGTCCATCTTGAGGGACCTCCTAGAAAAGCTTTGCCATGTTGAGGAATTGACCGTCGGGACTTGGTGCCTTCAGGCAGGTTCACTGGCTCACTATTCTCTGTACATGCATGCTCTACACTATACATATTCAATTGATTTAACTATGTACATACATCTTTAAGAGTTGAAAGTCCAAAGAGATCCTCAAAAAGGCTTTGAACATTGGGGATTTACCATTCGTTCTTACTTTGTTGATGTCATGTTGCTTTTCCAAATTGAACTGTCATCAATCAACATGTTTGTTTTCATCTTGATATAGTTCCATTACATTCTAATgatcattttttccttttgtctTGTTGTGAAAGGTTTTATCAATATGGGAAATAAAGGGCATATCTTCTCCATTGTCGAAACGCCATTGTTTGGTACTGGAAACTGAAATATGTGAATGGGATATTCCTGGGATCGTGAATCTGCTTCACAGTTCACCTTATCTGAAGAAACTggtgataaatttgaattactGTGACAACTCTAAGGTAAACATCATGGCTTCTCTTTCATTGAATATATCAGATATGCTGCATATTGAACAATGGGAAATCAGTGAACACTAAATAGTGGATTAATGACCTTGATTCAATCTGATAATGGATTAATGAACATTAAAAGGTTTCCTCATTCAATGCAAGATTTAAGACAAAACCAAGAAATGGAAATAAACTTCAAAGCTTTCTTGTATCCATACTTAACAATCTGAGAACATCTTTTATATGATGTTGTGCTTCAAAAGACATCAGATATTGTCATTCCAATTAAACTAAACTTGCAAGTTATGTTCTTTCTATATGTTTTCTAATTTCATGCTATGTTTCCTTCCTATCTTGTTTGAATACAATTTCTGCTGATGttatttctttatgttttctcatttctatttcttttgacaagtataatgttttatttcttttcaagttCCAAGGACTGTGAAGTATGAACAATAGGCCCTAAGACTGGTATAGTTGGGCCAAGTTAAAAGacaaaacaagaaattgaaaaggCCCACTGAAAGTGGGTTTACTACCTAACAATTAATGGAAGATCACAATTACATGCTCTTTACAATGCATATTATGATTGATGAAAGACACATAGCACCTAACGACACACACAGTCTTGCTTGAAATTCTCTAATTGTGAAGACCTAATGTGTACTTTTTGTCTGGTTGTAGTTTGAGTTTGATCAGACCTTTTTTGACTCTTATGAATTTGATGGAGTGGAATTCCTGGCTTCAGCTAACTGGATTTTCAAGTGTTTTCTGCAAAGTCTAGAGGATATTGAGCTAACTGGTTTCCAATCAAGTTCTTGGGGGTCCGAATTTTTAGTGAGGTTCATGAGATTTCTGCTCAACAACACAAAAGTGCTCAAGAAGGTGACTATCTATGAACAGGGTGGCACTCTTCTTGAATCCTGGCAATTTTCTGGACCAAACATGAATCCTGAATTGGAAAGTGCTAAGAGAAACCAGATTCTATTGATCCTGTCAAGTGGCTTTCTCTTAAATGCCAATATCCCAGATCTTAATTCTTTCAAGGATTTCCTTTTATAAATCCAGGTTTTATCAGAATTGGTTCTTTTGATAGATGAGATTTATCAGGATCAGGATTCAAATCTCAGCGTCTGCAATTTATTTGCCTTTTACTAGTTAGACTAAGTCTCCTTTATAccataaaaagaataaaattccttttttctttctttttcttctaaattACATCATAGATGCAATTTCGTTTTCTTTAAACAAAATAGTAGTTTAGCCTGAACTGTGGAGTTAGAACTCAGAAGAAGCATATCAGGATGCCAAACCATTTCTTGGTATGTTTGTAGTGTTGGACAATGACGGGAATGTTGAACCTTagcaatattttaaaaaaaagaaagaaaagaaaactgtTCTTTTTTAATTGGAGGGAGTATATTTCTATTTGAAAGCACaagaatttatttatagtaTAAATTATGAACCAGAAAGAGACGGGCAATAAAAAGACCAGACATCAAACAGAAATAGCCTGCCCTGTTGTAGTATTCTTAAAATTCTAGGTTCTGTTGTGACACATCTGCTTGAAGGCTTACGTGGCTTGACAAGTAATTCATTAGCAGAAATCTCCAAGAGAAGCTCCAAACTGAATGAAGCCGGTGGTCTGTTCTGTGATCCTGCTTTTATTTGGTATTCTGATTCGTGGTTTTCTAAAATGAAGTCATTCTTATTcttggaaaatgaaatatatatatgtttaaaaaattatttagttgataaaataaaaaagaaagagttttggaaaatgagaatataaaaactttaaaaaaagttaaatcggaaaaattgaaaacaaatgttttaaaatttaattgatgaatatatatattttcaacatCCAAGACTTACCAAATCCTAACTTGATTTCAGTCCACACAAATGAAGGagctttttaacaaaaaatttattttattttatttttatgtggtcacttatgtttatttaaactaattctattttactatttaataaaaatatactttaactaattactattatttatcaaattctgaTTTTTGGAATGCTCACAGCAGAACACAACCAGTATGCCAAGAGATGCTGagtattgtaaaaaaattagtactaaatttttcatgattgaaaatagtttttttcccttttcatttaataaacatatttttaattttaagaaatttaaaatataacttttaaatgaaaaaaaaaaccagaatttctttttcaaatcaaacgTAGCTTAGATTTGAATTTCAGGTCTTTCCAAATATTTGACGTAAAAATCTGTAACTTGATTCTCCTCTATGGTATTGATGATAAAAGTAACGTATTGGTCGTTGTCCAATGTCCACTACGGGCATATGTCCAATGCCACTACGAAAGTTAGGCATATGCTAAAGACGAAAAGAGAATATACCGTTTAATCTTTTCTATCTACATTCCAAATACTAAATCCCATAATCTATGTcagtaacatattttatatactttttctttttgcaaataataaatgtatcaaattttaatatcaatatttgaatttaagttgggttcatttttttaattatttaaatttgaattgcaACGATGTTACTTGTTGTAAGGGTGTGTTTGCAATGAATTTTGTTGAACAAAATCatgtttaagtatattttaaatatcttatatcttttttattttcttgaaaagattattttcacatttttaaatatatcagGTTCATGTTATATGTTAGTTCAAaaccttttcatttattttaaaaaattcaattatattagGTTCATAATCTCTTTTACCATTTCCTTTTCCTATAGGAAGAAAATAGGTTGGTATTATAAATGTATatgatgaaaataaacaaattttag
This sequence is a window from Gossypium raimondii isolate GPD5lz chromosome 5, ASM2569854v1, whole genome shotgun sequence. Protein-coding genes within it:
- the LOC105768846 gene encoding F-box/LRR-repeat protein At3g03360, which encodes MEDPKSLVSSEKSTGSSSSVLGTIQGLPYRTNQITDSFNSVLAMIQGLHNHHHDHHRSNRTNPSSPQFPSKQPKYWPVFGPPDEDLISSLPDSLLQEILCFLPIEDAIKTSFLSRRWRSLWTQMPTLSFTRECFASKHAKRAAFVNETLARFIGPKIKNFLINFKFDEFMDASLDEWVLFATSHHVEKLSLLLDGGFLYAPFAECKPYSLPQFLYVNFSLNVLILRQCVVSPTSQVSWPSLKVLSINYSRLDTEAIEYVLSGSPNLQKLKLHNCGGVNRISSMSLEVLVVDAIYEPHEKNELVTQISCPNLQSLSLSGYMYRRTFRLMHASSLSKANLSFVMTIDKKDKYDCKKHRSILRDLLEKLCHVEELTVGTWCLQVLSIWEIKGISSPLSKRHCLVLETEICEWDIPGIVNLLHSSPYLKKLVINLNYCDNSKFEFDQTFFDSYEFDGVEFLASANWIFKCFLQSLEDIELTGFQSSSWGSEFLVRFMRFLLNNTKVLKKVTIYEQGGTLLESWQFSGPNMNPELESAKRNQILLILSSGFLLNANIPDLNSFKDFLL